The Verrucomicrobium spinosum DSM 4136 = JCM 18804 genome includes a region encoding these proteins:
- a CDS encoding DUF1592 domain-containing protein — MPFLPVSQAPFQNLHTGSLLALVTLLPTPPCHASAADQVASRINQTCLECHDQDVQKGGLDLTALPYDLANRSLRERWVRIHDRVEKGEMPPDAEDLPAADRAALVHALDTELSKIDLADVKSHGRGPVRRLNRDEYEQNLRDVLNLPDLDVRDILPEDREGHHFNKTTATLDMSRVQLTAYLDAAETALRSAMVTEPTPPPVTTWRVVGTDLFPGTGTFGNRESMFFARDGRFIDWGAMKGKDAERDAVKKGATDESIEMALFRSASWPYIGNPKGIVAKHAGHYRVRISARAVLQQPGYVLTAAKAPVPLTFRTRKPAGADIINEVRAEGGIIDVQPEKQVYETTIRMREGESFEYSLLGLPMPLARNPNGSAPSYRYPPFPVGGQPGIAVQWLEVEGPLPPPTWPPASHHVLFDDLGIQVKPANASEEAKRLLRRFVTLAAREPVSEEDIARFDALIQQRLDKGAPFVEAMLAGYKAFLASGDFIFLREPKAASDSFAIASRLSHFLTNSRPDTRLLELAAKGQLQDPKVLGEETQRLIGGPSFERFVKSFTDYWLSLRHIRRDDPDIRLFPEYRFDEYLVESMERETRTFFTAMVRENLPSSVLVKSDFIFANDRLARHYQLTTMTGSAMRKVTLPAGSPFGGLLTQAAVLKVSSNGTTTSPVIRGAWVTERLIGRPIPPPPPSVAAVEPDIRGAKTIRDLLSLHTKSKSCAACHARFDPVGFALENFDILGGWRARYRGLEEGERISGIDRAGHDFSYTLAGRVDASAKLLDGPAFKDVNELKAILASDPRQLGRNMLHQFTLYATGTPVRYSDRPEIESLLDACAADGYRVQDLMLALVQSRIFRGTP, encoded by the coding sequence ATGCCGTTCCTTCCTGTCAGCCAAGCCCCGTTTCAGAATCTGCACACAGGCAGCCTGCTTGCGTTGGTCACCCTGTTACCGACTCCGCCCTGCCACGCCTCGGCCGCCGACCAGGTTGCCTCGCGCATCAATCAGACCTGTCTCGAGTGCCACGACCAGGATGTCCAAAAAGGCGGTCTCGATCTCACTGCGCTCCCTTACGACCTCGCCAACCGTTCGTTGAGGGAGCGCTGGGTGCGCATTCATGATCGGGTGGAAAAGGGGGAAATGCCCCCCGACGCGGAAGATCTCCCCGCCGCCGATCGCGCAGCCCTCGTCCATGCGCTGGACACTGAGCTCTCCAAGATCGACCTCGCCGATGTGAAGTCCCACGGGCGGGGGCCTGTGCGGCGCTTGAACCGGGATGAGTACGAGCAAAACCTGCGCGATGTCCTGAATCTTCCAGACCTGGATGTTCGCGACATCCTGCCTGAGGACCGCGAAGGCCATCACTTCAACAAGACCACCGCCACGCTCGACATGTCGAGGGTGCAGCTCACCGCCTATCTGGATGCGGCGGAGACTGCCCTGCGTTCCGCCATGGTGACGGAACCGACACCACCTCCCGTGACCACATGGCGGGTGGTGGGCACAGATCTATTTCCCGGAACCGGCACCTTTGGCAATCGCGAGTCCATGTTCTTCGCCCGTGACGGCAGGTTCATCGACTGGGGGGCCATGAAAGGCAAAGACGCAGAGAGGGACGCCGTCAAAAAAGGTGCCACGGATGAGAGCATCGAGATGGCCCTCTTTCGCTCTGCAAGCTGGCCGTACATCGGCAATCCCAAGGGCATCGTGGCGAAACACGCCGGCCACTACCGGGTGCGGATCTCTGCACGCGCCGTGCTCCAGCAGCCCGGCTATGTTCTCACCGCGGCCAAAGCACCCGTGCCGCTGACCTTCCGCACCCGCAAGCCTGCTGGTGCCGACATCATCAATGAGGTGCGGGCTGAGGGAGGCATCATCGACGTGCAGCCGGAAAAGCAGGTCTATGAAACCACCATCCGCATGCGTGAAGGTGAGTCTTTTGAGTACAGCCTGCTCGGACTGCCCATGCCCCTGGCGAGGAACCCCAATGGATCCGCGCCATCGTATCGATATCCCCCGTTCCCCGTGGGAGGACAACCCGGCATCGCCGTACAGTGGCTTGAGGTTGAAGGCCCCCTCCCGCCTCCCACCTGGCCGCCGGCCTCCCACCACGTCCTGTTTGATGACCTCGGCATTCAGGTGAAACCCGCAAACGCTTCCGAGGAGGCCAAGCGCCTGCTGCGCCGCTTTGTCACTCTCGCAGCACGGGAACCCGTGTCGGAGGAGGATATCGCCCGGTTTGATGCCCTCATCCAGCAGCGTCTGGACAAGGGTGCCCCCTTTGTCGAAGCCATGCTGGCAGGCTACAAAGCGTTCCTGGCTTCCGGCGATTTCATCTTTTTGCGCGAGCCCAAAGCCGCATCTGACTCCTTCGCCATCGCGTCCCGCCTCTCCCATTTCCTCACCAACTCCCGTCCCGACACCCGCCTGCTCGAACTCGCGGCGAAGGGCCAGCTGCAGGATCCGAAGGTTCTCGGAGAAGAAACTCAACGCCTCATCGGCGGCCCCAGCTTTGAACGTTTCGTGAAAAGCTTCACCGACTACTGGCTCAGTCTCCGGCACATCCGCCGCGACGACCCGGACATCCGGTTGTTTCCTGAGTATCGATTCGATGAATACCTCGTGGAGAGCATGGAGCGGGAGACCCGCACTTTCTTCACGGCCATGGTCCGGGAAAACCTCCCCTCCAGCGTGCTGGTGAAGTCAGACTTCATCTTCGCCAATGACCGTCTTGCCCGCCACTACCAGCTCACGACGATGACGGGCTCCGCGATGCGAAAAGTGACCCTGCCCGCAGGCAGCCCATTTGGAGGCTTGCTGACCCAGGCGGCGGTCTTGAAGGTCAGCTCTAACGGGACCACCACCTCGCCCGTAATCCGTGGGGCCTGGGTGACAGAACGCCTCATTGGCAGGCCCATTCCGCCGCCCCCGCCAAGCGTCGCGGCCGTCGAGCCGGACATTCGCGGCGCGAAGACCATCCGAGATCTCCTCTCTCTTCACACGAAGTCCAAGTCCTGCGCCGCCTGTCATGCCCGGTTTGATCCAGTCGGCTTTGCCTTGGAGAACTTTGACATCCTCGGTGGCTGGCGCGCCCGCTATCGCGGCCTTGAGGAGGGCGAACGAATCAGCGGTATTGATCGGGCGGGACACGACTTCAGCTACACGCTGGCGGGTCGCGTGGATGCCAGCGCCAAGCTGCTGGACGGTCCCGCCTTTAAGGATGTGAACGAACTGAAAGCCATTCTGGCCTCTGATCCTCGCCAACTGGGTCGGAACATGCTCCATCAGTTCACCCTCTACGCCACCGGCACGCCCGTCCGCTACTCCGACCGCCCGGAGATTGAGTCCCTGCTTGATGCCTGCGCAGCCGATGGCTACCGCGTGCAGGACCTCATGCTCGCCCTGGTGCAGAGCCGCATCTTCCGCGGCACCCCTTGA
- a CDS encoding amidophosphoribosyltransferase encodes MSDPIRHECGIAAVRLLKPLGYYEHKYGNALWGLDRLHALMIKQRNRGQDGMGVGCCKLNMPPGLPYMFRVRSSKNDSLEEVFGEVMDDFKDVSRKANKERKQIALERNKEYVKFEHDPDAIKEHFEFGGEVLMGHLRYGTSGGFGKASCHPYLRRSNWPTRSLMVMGNFNMTNTRELNDVMRRRGQHPVVDTDTQTVLEEIGFHLDEAHNRLYHELRDDGMDGLAIPAEISKRMDVTQIIRDSAAIWDGGYAIAGVIGNGDMFVMRDPNAIRPCFYLQTDEFIAFASERAALRTVFEVREEDTQVMPAAHVAVVKSDGRFSVEPFTEVRPPTPCAFERIYFSRGNGATIYTQRKALGEALVPQLLDAVGNDLENTVVSFVPNTAETAFYGFMDGLRKSRRFEVKKALMDMLASGKLDESKVDDLILRNWPRSEKIAHKDIKSRTFISQEEGRDALVSSVYDITYEVVKPTDNLVVLDDSIVRGTTLKQSILRILARTNPKRIIVVSTAPQIRYPDCYGIDMSELGKFIAFQAAIALLKDRNRRDLIDQTYENCLAELKKPAVQQRNVVQDIYAPFTAEEISAKVAELVRPQTTTWKGEVDVIYQTIPDMRRALEPHCGDWYFSGDYPTPGGHVVANEAFIRYYRGKTGRAYDMLFEP; translated from the coding sequence ATGAGCGACCCTATTAGGCACGAGTGCGGCATCGCCGCGGTAAGGCTGCTGAAGCCTCTGGGCTACTACGAACATAAATATGGCAACGCGCTCTGGGGGCTGGACCGCCTCCATGCGTTGATGATCAAGCAGCGCAACCGCGGCCAGGACGGCATGGGCGTGGGTTGTTGCAAGCTGAACATGCCCCCCGGGCTGCCGTACATGTTCCGCGTGCGCTCCAGCAAGAATGACTCGCTCGAGGAGGTTTTTGGCGAGGTCATGGACGACTTCAAGGACGTTTCCCGCAAGGCCAACAAGGAGCGCAAGCAGATCGCCCTGGAGCGGAACAAGGAGTACGTGAAGTTCGAGCACGACCCTGACGCGATCAAAGAACATTTCGAATTCGGCGGGGAGGTCCTCATGGGCCACCTGCGCTACGGCACCAGTGGCGGCTTCGGCAAGGCCTCGTGCCACCCCTACCTGCGCCGGAGCAACTGGCCCACGCGCAGCCTCATGGTCATGGGGAACTTCAACATGACCAACACGCGGGAGCTCAATGACGTGATGCGCCGCCGTGGTCAGCACCCGGTGGTGGACACGGACACGCAAACCGTGCTGGAGGAGATCGGTTTCCATCTGGATGAGGCTCACAACCGCCTCTACCACGAACTGCGTGATGACGGCATGGACGGCCTGGCGATCCCCGCCGAGATCAGCAAGCGCATGGACGTCACCCAGATCATCCGTGACTCCGCCGCCATCTGGGACGGGGGCTACGCCATCGCCGGGGTCATCGGAAACGGCGACATGTTCGTGATGCGCGATCCGAATGCGATCCGCCCCTGCTTCTACCTGCAGACGGACGAGTTCATCGCTTTCGCCAGTGAGCGCGCCGCGCTCCGCACCGTGTTTGAGGTGCGCGAAGAGGACACCCAGGTCATGCCAGCGGCTCACGTGGCCGTGGTGAAGAGCGACGGTCGATTCAGCGTGGAGCCTTTCACGGAGGTGCGCCCGCCGACGCCATGTGCCTTTGAGCGCATCTATTTTTCTCGGGGCAATGGTGCCACCATCTACACCCAGCGGAAGGCGTTGGGTGAGGCGCTTGTCCCGCAGTTGCTGGACGCCGTCGGCAACGACCTGGAGAACACCGTGGTCAGCTTTGTGCCGAACACGGCTGAGACTGCTTTCTACGGCTTCATGGACGGCCTCCGCAAGTCCCGCCGGTTCGAGGTGAAGAAGGCTCTGATGGACATGCTCGCCTCCGGGAAGCTGGACGAGTCCAAAGTGGACGACCTCATCCTGCGCAACTGGCCGCGGAGTGAGAAGATCGCGCACAAGGACATCAAGAGCCGCACTTTCATCTCCCAGGAAGAGGGGCGTGATGCGCTCGTCTCCAGCGTGTACGACATCACCTATGAGGTGGTAAAGCCCACGGACAATCTTGTCGTACTGGATGACTCCATCGTGCGCGGGACCACGCTCAAACAGAGCATTCTGCGCATCCTGGCCCGGACCAATCCCAAGCGCATCATTGTCGTATCCACTGCTCCACAGATCCGGTATCCGGACTGCTACGGCATTGACATGAGCGAGCTCGGGAAATTCATCGCCTTCCAGGCCGCCATTGCCCTGCTCAAGGACCGGAACCGCCGGGATCTCATCGACCAGACTTACGAGAACTGTCTGGCTGAACTCAAAAAGCCTGCGGTGCAGCAGCGCAACGTGGTGCAAGACATCTATGCGCCCTTCACGGCGGAGGAAATCTCCGCCAAGGTCGCCGAGTTGGTGCGTCCCCAGACCACCACTTGGAAGGGCGAGGTGGACGTGATCTACCAGACCATCCCTGACATGCGTCGCGCCTTGGAGCCGCATTGCGGCGACTGGTACTTCAGCGGCGACTATCCCACCCCTGGCGGCCATGTAGTCGCCAATGAGGCCTTCATCCGCTACTACCGCGGGAAGACAGGCCGTGCCTACGACATGTTGTTTGAGCCATGA
- the purD gene encoding phosphoribosylamine--glycine ligase: MKILVTGKGGREHAIITALRESAPEATLYAYPGSDAIADLATRVEAKDLLDLIAFMQREQVDLCVAGEEAYLVKDRGLANLCAEVGIPCWGPIKEAAQLEASKAFAKNFLQRHNIPTAAFSVVHTKHEAQRAITKYPVVLKFDGLAAGKGVAVCPDEAAATEFLDEVFTKRSFGEGDLIVEECLTGPEISIFVSVCGDQYHILMPARDYKRIGDGDAGPNTGGMGAVASRQIISAELLAEIEEKMVKPTVAGLQKDGLNYRGFLYFGIMLTPTGPQMLEYNCRFGDPEAEAVLPMVRGDFAGYLFSAAKGELKPELVSFNEGWSICVILASAGYPASSRNGDVIAGLDSVNGSRVFHCGTRRGDSGFETNGGRVLAVVAQGDTREAAREKAYQSAGGIIFDGQQRRSDIGRMHFE, encoded by the coding sequence ATGAAGATACTCGTCACTGGAAAAGGAGGACGCGAGCACGCCATCATCACCGCGCTCCGTGAAAGCGCCCCGGAAGCAACCCTGTACGCCTACCCAGGCAGTGACGCCATTGCGGATCTCGCCACCCGCGTGGAGGCAAAGGACCTGCTGGATCTCATTGCGTTCATGCAGCGGGAGCAGGTGGACCTCTGCGTCGCCGGGGAGGAGGCCTACCTCGTGAAAGATCGTGGTCTGGCAAATCTCTGCGCGGAAGTCGGCATTCCCTGTTGGGGGCCGATCAAGGAGGCCGCCCAACTCGAAGCCAGCAAGGCGTTTGCGAAGAATTTCCTGCAGAGGCACAACATTCCTACTGCCGCCTTCAGCGTGGTGCACACCAAGCATGAAGCCCAGCGAGCCATCACGAAGTACCCAGTGGTGCTCAAGTTCGACGGCCTTGCTGCAGGCAAAGGCGTCGCCGTGTGCCCTGATGAAGCCGCTGCCACGGAGTTCCTGGACGAGGTCTTCACGAAGCGTTCTTTTGGCGAGGGGGACCTCATTGTGGAGGAATGCCTCACTGGTCCAGAGATCTCGATCTTTGTCTCCGTCTGCGGGGATCAGTACCACATCCTCATGCCTGCTCGCGACTACAAGCGCATCGGCGATGGTGATGCCGGGCCCAATACCGGCGGCATGGGTGCCGTGGCCTCCCGCCAGATCATTTCTGCGGAACTCCTCGCCGAGATCGAGGAAAAGATGGTGAAGCCCACCGTGGCTGGCTTGCAGAAAGATGGCCTCAACTATCGAGGCTTCCTCTACTTTGGCATCATGCTTACGCCCACCGGCCCGCAGATGCTGGAGTACAACTGCCGGTTTGGTGATCCTGAAGCGGAAGCCGTGCTGCCCATGGTGCGAGGCGATTTTGCCGGATATCTTTTCAGCGCTGCCAAGGGCGAACTGAAGCCGGAACTGGTGAGCTTCAATGAAGGCTGGAGCATCTGCGTCATCCTGGCCAGCGCTGGGTACCCGGCCTCCTCCCGCAATGGGGATGTGATTGCTGGCTTGGACAGCGTGAATGGCTCCCGCGTGTTCCATTGCGGCACCCGCCGTGGTGATTCGGGCTTTGAAACCAACGGCGGTCGCGTACTGGCCGTGGTAGCCCAGGGCGATACGCGCGAGGCAGCCCGTGAAAAAGCCTACCAGAGTGCCGGTGGAATCATCTTCGACGGCCAGCAGCGCCGTTCTGATATCGGCCGGATGCACTTTGAGTAA
- a CDS encoding AIR carboxylase family protein: MKAIIIYGSANDMAFMQPGRDYLDKEAVAYEEKVLSAHRNLPELLAYLEELNKSGEKIVILAVAGLSAALPGVVAVATEYPVIGVPVPGGPLNGIDALLAICQVPGQVPLGTVGLHSKAGLNACMFAHRILKLGA; encoded by the coding sequence ATGAAAGCCATCATCATCTACGGAAGCGCCAATGACATGGCGTTTATGCAGCCTGGACGCGACTACCTCGACAAGGAGGCTGTTGCCTATGAGGAAAAAGTTCTTTCCGCCCACCGCAACCTTCCGGAGCTGCTGGCTTACCTTGAGGAGCTGAACAAGAGCGGCGAGAAAATCGTCATCCTCGCTGTGGCCGGCCTTTCCGCCGCCCTCCCTGGCGTGGTGGCGGTGGCGACTGAGTACCCGGTCATCGGGGTGCCAGTTCCTGGCGGCCCGCTCAATGGCATCGATGCTCTCCTCGCCATCTGCCAGGTGCCCGGACAGGTGCCGCTCGGTACCGTGGGCCTGCACAGCAAGGCTGGTCTGAACGCCTGCATGTTCGCCCATCGCATTCTCAAGCTGGGCGCCTAA
- the pyrR gene encoding bifunctional pyr operon transcriptional regulator/uracil phosphoribosyltransferase PyrR, whose protein sequence is MPDLAPILSKQDVTQRIERIAQAIQERSPGKDLALVGIYRRGVPLAERLYTLLKPHFPDLNIGRVDISLYRDDLKALELIPKLVGSELAFDLDGRHVILCDEVLHTGRTARAALDELLEYGRPRKVELAVLVDREGRELPIAADYVGERVTIKPEERIAVRFVEVDGEDAVYVQQGGARR, encoded by the coding sequence ATGCCGGACCTCGCGCCGATCCTCTCCAAACAAGACGTTACGCAGCGCATTGAGCGCATTGCCCAGGCCATTCAAGAGCGTTCCCCGGGCAAGGACCTCGCCCTCGTGGGCATTTATCGCCGTGGCGTGCCCCTCGCAGAGCGGCTCTACACGCTGCTCAAGCCGCATTTCCCCGACCTGAACATCGGCCGGGTGGATATTTCCTTATACCGGGATGATCTGAAGGCCCTGGAACTCATTCCGAAGCTTGTCGGCTCGGAGCTCGCCTTCGATCTCGACGGACGCCACGTCATCCTCTGTGATGAAGTTCTGCACACCGGACGCACCGCCCGTGCCGCGCTGGATGAACTGCTCGAGTACGGCCGCCCCCGCAAGGTGGAGCTGGCTGTGCTTGTGGACCGGGAGGGCAGGGAACTGCCCATCGCCGCCGACTACGTAGGAGAACGTGTGACCATCAAACCTGAAGAACGCATCGCTGTGAGATTTGTGGAAGTGGACGGCGAAGATGCCGTGTATGTGCAACAAGGAGGAGCCCGCCGATGA
- a CDS encoding aspartate carbamoyltransferase catalytic subunit, translated as MTPRKDLLDIQSLTDEELEFILSNAVPFKNLFKRSVKKVPTLKGRTVLTLFYEPSTRTRSSFEIAASRLSADVTNFSVSTSSVVKGESVLDTVATLEAMRTDYVVVRHSMSGIPNLIAKHTNASVINAGDGFHAHPTQGLLDVFTMREVFGGDVRGARVAFIGDIQHSRVARSTNLLCRRMGMQTAMLAPGSLIPRELPQEIAVFQDWKELYAWKPDVIYLLRVQTERQNVPFFPSIGEYHRLFGLTDERLKWARDNGIWVMHPGPVNRGVELTDSVMEYERSLIDQQVENGIAVRMSVLYWLKPGSSTEDKP; from the coding sequence ATGACCCCCCGTAAAGACCTGTTGGACATCCAGAGCCTGACGGATGAGGAGCTTGAGTTCATCCTCTCCAACGCCGTCCCCTTCAAGAACCTCTTCAAGAGGTCCGTGAAGAAGGTGCCCACGCTCAAAGGGCGCACCGTGCTCACGCTCTTCTACGAGCCCTCCACCCGCACCCGTTCGTCGTTTGAGATCGCCGCCAGCCGCCTCTCGGCCGACGTCACGAACTTCTCCGTGAGCACCTCCTCTGTGGTGAAGGGGGAGAGCGTGCTGGACACCGTGGCCACTCTGGAGGCCATGCGCACTGACTATGTGGTGGTGCGCCACAGCATGTCCGGCATTCCCAACCTGATTGCGAAGCACACGAACGCGTCCGTCATCAATGCGGGCGATGGTTTCCACGCGCACCCGACCCAAGGGCTGCTGGATGTGTTCACCATGCGTGAGGTCTTTGGCGGCGATGTCCGGGGCGCTCGTGTAGCCTTCATTGGCGACATCCAGCACTCCCGCGTGGCCCGCTCCACGAACCTGCTCTGCCGTCGCATGGGCATGCAGACCGCCATGCTCGCCCCTGGCTCCCTGATCCCGCGGGAACTGCCGCAGGAGATCGCCGTCTTCCAGGATTGGAAAGAACTCTACGCCTGGAAGCCCGATGTCATCTACCTCCTGCGCGTGCAGACGGAACGGCAGAATGTGCCATTCTTCCCCAGTATCGGCGAGTATCACCGCCTCTTCGGCCTCACGGATGAGCGTCTGAAGTGGGCTCGTGACAACGGCATCTGGGTCATGCACCCAGGGCCCGTGAATCGCGGTGTGGAGCTCACCGACTCCGTCATGGAGTACGAGCGCAGCCTCATCGACCAGCAGGTGGAGAACGGCATCGCCGTGCGCATGAGCGTGCTCTACTGGCTCAAGCCCGGCAGCTCCACTGAAGACAAGCCCTGA
- a CDS encoding dihydroorotase, whose protein sequence is MKRLFKGGEIATEDSPKLTRVDVLVEDGKIVQVAPGIAAGEGTEVVDCTGKVILPALFDVHVHAREPGQEQKENILTCSEAAINGGVVGFVMMPNTAPAIDTAGVVKTVLESARKCRIPLYTSGAITKGREGKELAAIGAMKAAGAVMITDDGYPVSNPVVLRRAMEYAKNFDLILASHCETMELSGKGSMHEGKVSYSLGLEGIPAISEEICLDRDIRIAQYTGAHVHIQHVTTARGMNTIRRFKEEGVKVTCEIAPHHLIFNHEDIRDYDTSYKMNPPLRTPEDNTLLLQGLIDGVFDVIATDHAPHTEFEKKNDFQSAPFGITGLETALPCLYDRFMSKGVFGWDVIVKRYSAEPRRIIKLPPVPVVEGGVAEFIVFDPNGSTTFTKEFMKSKSSNTPFLNQTLKGSVDVVVLKDEVLLNR, encoded by the coding sequence ATGAAGCGTCTGTTTAAAGGCGGCGAGATCGCCACCGAAGATTCCCCCAAGCTCACCCGTGTCGATGTCCTCGTAGAGGACGGCAAGATCGTGCAGGTCGCCCCCGGCATTGCCGCAGGGGAGGGGACCGAGGTGGTGGACTGCACCGGCAAGGTCATCCTGCCCGCCCTTTTTGACGTGCACGTGCATGCCCGTGAGCCCGGGCAGGAGCAGAAGGAGAACATCCTCACCTGTAGTGAGGCCGCGATCAACGGCGGGGTGGTGGGCTTTGTCATGATGCCCAACACCGCTCCGGCAATCGATACCGCTGGCGTTGTGAAGACGGTGCTGGAGTCGGCCCGCAAGTGCCGCATCCCCCTCTACACCAGCGGGGCCATCACGAAGGGGCGTGAAGGCAAGGAACTCGCCGCCATCGGTGCCATGAAGGCCGCCGGTGCCGTGATGATCACAGATGACGGCTACCCCGTGAGCAACCCCGTGGTGCTGCGCCGCGCCATGGAGTACGCGAAGAATTTCGACCTCATCCTGGCCAGTCATTGCGAGACCATGGAGCTCAGCGGGAAGGGCTCCATGCACGAGGGCAAGGTGTCCTACAGCCTCGGTCTGGAAGGCATCCCCGCCATCAGTGAGGAGATTTGCCTGGACCGCGACATCCGCATCGCCCAGTACACCGGGGCGCACGTTCACATCCAGCATGTCACCACCGCCCGCGGTATGAACACCATCCGTCGGTTCAAGGAAGAAGGCGTCAAGGTCACTTGCGAAATCGCCCCGCACCACCTCATCTTCAACCATGAGGACATCCGGGACTATGACACCTCGTACAAGATGAACCCGCCCCTCCGCACGCCGGAGGACAATACTCTGCTCCTGCAGGGACTCATCGACGGTGTCTTTGATGTCATCGCCACCGACCACGCTCCGCACACAGAGTTCGAGAAGAAGAACGACTTCCAGAGCGCGCCATTTGGCATCACGGGGCTGGAAACGGCACTGCCCTGCCTCTATGACCGGTTCATGAGCAAGGGCGTCTTCGGCTGGGACGTGATCGTGAAGCGTTATTCCGCTGAACCCCGCCGCATCATCAAGCTTCCTCCCGTCCCTGTGGTGGAAGGCGGTGTCGCCGAGTTCATCGTGTTTGACCCCAACGGCAGCACCACCTTCACCAAGGAGTTCATGAAGTCCAAGAGCAGCAACACGCCGTTCTTGAACCAGACCCTGAAGGGCAGTGTGGATGTGGTGGTGCTGAAGGATGAGGTGCTGCTGAATCGGTAG
- a CDS encoding DMP19 family protein → MKFVYILISAVTLAAAGYAAWQWLPIGTVHGRTVRLREWFSSNTRLQLRVGKADQILKACLALPREQQLAALLALEQKYGEVFLSGDKIRRAIVATGQDASLPAIRRWLQNVPHLGQRALISGVEEALRSGRAAPHFRIQVLQMLLPALDGHGDWSSVYADHIPALLLKLDPAWGERVLKSPEYLNPDYDYFDDILNAFSATGVIIPRSMIDSWLPRWDKADLSYSEVKTAIEVLKALSFHDEAAADAGLYKLVLARTEASALAAEVLLKMRELPHPRFQLSDKAEKDGGASLNAHERAAWLVDRYNYAISCGGLATFEHDEVGNFLPEIIAALREVGSAYNARRLEAFCVLFGPGGPPRDHLARSQYVESRGEDWIAAREGLDEMFTEFEDTEWLLLKYVLDHPDHFDKVPRREIESEDEAE, encoded by the coding sequence ATGAAGTTCGTCTATATTCTGATCTCTGCGGTGACACTGGCCGCTGCTGGCTACGCGGCCTGGCAGTGGCTTCCCATTGGCACCGTCCACGGGCGGACTGTAAGATTGCGCGAATGGTTCAGTTCCAACACCAGGCTGCAGCTTCGCGTAGGAAAAGCAGATCAAATCCTGAAGGCGTGTCTGGCTCTCCCACGTGAACAGCAGTTGGCTGCCCTCCTGGCTCTGGAGCAGAAGTACGGAGAAGTCTTCCTTTCTGGAGACAAGATCAGGAGGGCGATCGTTGCCACGGGTCAGGATGCCTCCTTGCCCGCAATCCGTCGGTGGCTGCAGAACGTGCCCCACCTGGGGCAAAGGGCTTTGATTTCCGGAGTCGAAGAAGCTCTTCGATCTGGCCGAGCGGCTCCGCATTTCAGAATCCAGGTCTTGCAAATGCTGCTTCCCGCGTTGGATGGCCACGGCGACTGGTCCTCGGTCTATGCGGACCACATTCCCGCTTTGCTGCTCAAACTCGATCCTGCTTGGGGTGAGCGTGTCCTGAAGTCTCCCGAGTACCTGAATCCAGACTACGACTACTTTGACGATATCCTCAATGCGTTCAGTGCCACCGGGGTGATCATCCCCCGGAGCATGATTGATTCATGGCTTCCACGCTGGGACAAGGCTGACCTCTCTTATAGCGAAGTAAAGACGGCAATCGAGGTGCTCAAAGCCCTTTCATTTCATGACGAGGCGGCGGCGGACGCCGGCCTTTACAAGCTAGTTCTTGCCAGGACGGAAGCCAGCGCGCTCGCCGCTGAGGTCCTGTTGAAAATGCGGGAGCTTCCGCATCCCAGATTCCAACTCTCAGACAAGGCCGAGAAGGATGGTGGTGCATCCCTCAACGCTCATGAACGTGCCGCCTGGCTTGTGGACCGCTACAACTATGCCATCTCCTGTGGAGGACTGGCCACCTTTGAGCATGACGAGGTGGGCAATTTCCTTCCTGAAATCATCGCGGCATTGCGTGAGGTCGGTAGTGCCTACAACGCTCGCCGTCTGGAGGCCTTTTGCGTTCTCTTCGGCCCTGGTGGCCCACCTAGAGACCACCTCGCCCGGAGCCAATATGTCGAAAGCCGCGGGGAAGACTGGATCGCCGCCCGCGAAGGGTTGGACGAAATGTTTACGGAATTCGAAGACACTGAGTGGCTGCTCCTCAAGTACGTTCTCGACCATCCCGATCACTTTGACAAAGTGCCCCGGCGCGAGATTGAAAGCGAAGATGAAGCGGAATAG
- a CDS encoding DMT family transporter: MPLSDHVPFHHLRHPDGAIILEVIATSYLQKTEQFTKPLPTVVTTLCYAGAFYFLSISLKTLPVSIAYAIWSGLGIVLIAAVGWIVFKQKLDTPAIIGLGFIIIGVVIVNGFSKSVAH; encoded by the coding sequence ATCCCTCTCTCTGATCATGTCCCCTTTCATCACCTACGGCACCCTGATGGCGCCATCATCCTAGAGGTGATCGCGACATCCTATTTGCAAAAGACAGAACAGTTCACCAAGCCCCTGCCGACTGTCGTCACTACACTTTGCTATGCGGGGGCATTCTACTTTCTCTCCATCTCCCTCAAGACCCTGCCCGTCAGCATTGCCTATGCGATCTGGAGCGGACTGGGCATCGTGCTGATCGCAGCGGTGGGATGGATCGTGTTCAAGCAGAAACTGGACACACCCGCAATCATTGGACTCGGCTTCATCATCATAGGGGTGGTCATTGTGAATGGTTTTTCGAAGTCGGTCGCGCATTGA